In Entelurus aequoreus isolate RoL-2023_Sb linkage group LG13, RoL_Eaeq_v1.1, whole genome shotgun sequence, a genomic segment contains:
- the agpat3 gene encoding 1-acyl-sn-glycerol-3-phosphate acyltransferase gamma, with product MGFLASIKGLFILQLLMGFVFVVSGLIINFIQLCTCIIWPINKQLYRRINCRLSYSLWSQLVMLLEWWSDTDCTLYTDQATVDKFGKEHVIIILNHNYEIDFLCGWTMCERYGILGSSKVLAKHELLKVPLIGWTWYFLEIVFCKRKWEEDRKTVFRGLERLKDYPEYMWFLLYCEGTRFTEKKHQISMQVAESKGLPKLKYHLLPRTKGFTTTLQCLKGTVTAVYDVTLNFKDKQTPTLLGIVNGKKYQADLSVRRFPVEEIPDDEKECANWLHKLYQEKDALQEAYSKEGKFPGPTIIPPRRPWTLLNFLFWATLLLSPLINFACGVAVSGSPLLIIGFIIFLLIASVAIRRLIGVTEVNKTGSSYGDQETKKQN from the exons ATGGGTTTCCTGGCCTCCATCAAGGGCCTGTTCATCCTTCAGCTGTTGATGGGCTTTGTCTTCGTGGTTAGCGGCCTCATCATAAACTTCATCCAGCTGTGCACGTGTATCATCTGGCCAATCAACAAGCAGCTCTATCGCAGGATCAACTGCCGGCTCTCGTATTCCCTATGGAGCC AGCTGGTGATGCTGCTGGAGTGGTGGTCCGACACAGATTGCACTCTATACACTGACCAGGCGACGGTGGACAAGTTTGGCAAAGAACATGTCATCATCATCCTCAACCACAACTACGAGATCGACTTCCTCTGTGGCTGGACCATGTGTGAAAGATATGGGATCCTCGGG AGTTCCAAAGTTCTAGCCAAACATGAGCTACTGAAAGTTCCTCTGATCGGCTGGACTTGGTACTTCTTAGAAATAGTTTTTTGCAAGAGAAAGTGGGAGGAGGACCGCAAAACTGTCTTCAGAGGACTGGAAAGGCTGAAAGACTATCCCGAATATATGTGG TTTCTGCTCTACTGCGAAGGCACCCGCTTCACCGAGAAGAAGCACCAAATAAGTATGCAGGTCGCAGAGAGCAAAGGCCTGCCCAAGCTGAAGTATCACCTCCTCCCACGCACCAAGGGCTTCACCACCACCCTGCAGTGTCTCAAGGGCACAG TGACTGCTGTTTATGATGTGACGCTCAACTTCAAGGATAAGCAAACTCCGACTCTTTTGGGCATCGTCAATGGCAAGAAGTACCAAGCAGACTTGAGCGTGAG ACGGTTCCCTGTTGAGGAGATCCCAGACGATGAGAAGGAGTGTGCCAACTGGCTGCATAAGCTCTACCAGGAGAAG GACGCCTTACAGGAAGCGTACAGCAAGGAAGGCAAGTTCCCCGGGCCCACCATCATCCCCCCTCGCCGACCCTGGACGCTGCTCAACTTCCTGTTCTGGGCCACGCTGCTGCTCTCGCCGCTCATCAACTTCGCGTGCGGCGTGGCGGTCAGCGGCTCTCCCCTCCTCATCATCGGCTTCATCATCTTCCTCCTCATAG